One window from the genome of Spirosoma rhododendri encodes:
- a CDS encoding sugar phosphate isomerase/epimerase family protein, translated as MENNFPKLHNAMWPGVVGKGPDSEPVVPFDTMLEMTAAADVGGVKFDGVDIALFEHMDVNMSDDEIKRMADKVARYNLNIGSMVAPIWGGSAMGSKDKRDHFIEMVRKACHIGQKLKEIGIRPYGVIRIDSSASPTDWDSDPTGNQKQIVETFQQACDVAADYGEQLAAEGEICWGGMHSWKTMLDTLESVDRPNMGFQADMAHTLLYTMGYNREQDRILPPNFDWNDRATLEDALRTLTNALRPWTTDFHVAQNDGTVFGSGSHDKTGRHCQALDPNGKLDVVHDAGYWLRDESGQLTKAFKHICWDGCMFPNNVMTSQQTWNDILATMIDVRRKHGWQM; from the coding sequence ATGGAAAATAACTTCCCCAAACTACACAACGCCATGTGGCCGGGTGTGGTGGGCAAAGGGCCGGACTCGGAGCCGGTCGTACCGTTCGATACGATGCTCGAAATGACCGCAGCGGCCGATGTTGGTGGCGTAAAATTCGACGGTGTCGACATTGCGCTGTTCGAGCACATGGACGTCAATATGTCGGACGATGAGATCAAGCGGATGGCCGATAAAGTCGCGAGATACAATCTGAATATCGGGTCGATGGTCGCGCCGATCTGGGGTGGTTCGGCGATGGGCAGCAAAGACAAGCGCGACCATTTTATTGAGATGGTGCGCAAAGCCTGCCACATCGGTCAGAAGCTGAAAGAAATCGGTATCCGGCCCTACGGCGTCATCCGCATCGATTCGTCGGCCTCCCCCACCGACTGGGACTCCGACCCGACCGGCAATCAAAAGCAGATCGTGGAGACGTTTCAGCAAGCCTGTGACGTGGCCGCCGACTACGGCGAACAGCTCGCGGCCGAGGGCGAAATCTGTTGGGGCGGTATGCACAGCTGGAAAACCATGCTCGACACGCTCGAATCCGTTGACCGGCCGAACATGGGATTTCAGGCCGACATGGCGCATACACTACTCTACACGATGGGCTACAACCGTGAGCAGGACCGTATTCTACCCCCCAATTTTGACTGGAACGACCGGGCTACGCTTGAAGACGCGCTACGCACCCTGACCAACGCCCTGCGCCCCTGGACCACCGATTTTCACGTCGCCCAGAACGACGGCACGGTGTTCGGCTCCGGTTCGCACGACAAAACCGGGCGGCACTGTCAGGCCCTTGACCCCAATGGCAAACTCGACGTCGTACACGACGCGGGCTACTGGCTGCGCGACGAAAGTGGTCAACTGACCAAAGCGTTTAAGCACATTTGCTGGGACGGCTGCATGTTCCCCAACAACGTAATGACCAGCCAGCAAACCTGGAACGACATCCTGGCCACCATGATCGACGTGCGAAGAAAACACGGTTGGCAAATGTAG
- a CDS encoding class I mannose-6-phosphate isomerase codes for METTATMSLAQKALEQGQGILRLTPTWVPRSFCVPGRRIKLHPDDYYVLGGERGGIDERWFSSTTPAKNGPLTGENEGLSHIVCTDEDGNETQFLLKDAVEELKGELIGDRLWNEYQSWPMYSKFFDNMGPLPHHLHHNDEQAALIGQLGKPEAYYFPPQVNNHGGDFPYTFIGIAPGTTKEQIKDCLQNFTKGDNKITNYSSAFRLEPGTGWDVPPGLLHAPGSMCTYEPQKASDVFAMYQSLVNEAIIPEELLWNGTPKDQIGNYDQLMEAIDWDLNTDPQMMTNRFMRPKPVRDEAQMEADGYREVWVCYKSDAFSAKELTVLPGQTVTIRDSAAYGLIMMQGHGKMGVWDIETPTMIRYSQLTNDEFFVSEKAAMEGVQITNHSTTDPIVMLKHFGPNNPDMIL; via the coding sequence ATGGAAACCACTGCAACGATGAGCCTTGCCCAGAAAGCCCTCGAACAGGGGCAGGGCATCCTCCGCCTGACCCCTACCTGGGTCCCGCGTTCGTTCTGCGTCCCCGGTCGGCGCATCAAACTCCACCCCGACGATTACTACGTGCTGGGTGGCGAGCGGGGCGGCATCGACGAACGCTGGTTCTCGTCGACTACCCCCGCAAAGAACGGACCATTGACCGGCGAAAACGAAGGGCTGAGCCACATTGTCTGCACCGACGAAGACGGCAACGAAACGCAGTTTCTGCTGAAAGATGCCGTCGAGGAATTGAAAGGCGAACTCATCGGCGACCGGCTCTGGAACGAATACCAAAGCTGGCCGATGTACTCTAAATTCTTTGATAACATGGGTCCCCTCCCCCACCACCTGCACCACAACGACGAGCAGGCGGCACTAATCGGGCAGTTGGGCAAACCCGAAGCGTACTATTTCCCGCCACAGGTCAACAACCACGGTGGCGACTTCCCGTACACGTTTATCGGCATCGCGCCCGGCACCACCAAAGAGCAGATTAAGGATTGCCTGCAAAACTTCACGAAGGGCGACAACAAGATCACCAATTACTCGTCGGCATTCCGGCTCGAACCGGGCACGGGCTGGGACGTACCGCCCGGTTTGCTGCACGCGCCCGGCAGCATGTGCACGTATGAGCCGCAGAAAGCGTCGGACGTGTTTGCCATGTACCAGTCGCTGGTCAACGAAGCGATTATCCCGGAAGAACTGCTCTGGAACGGTACCCCGAAAGATCAAATCGGCAACTACGACCAACTGATGGAAGCTATCGACTGGGACCTCAACACCGACCCGCAGATGATGACGAACCGGTTTATGCGCCCCAAACCCGTCCGCGACGAAGCGCAGATGGAAGCCGACGGCTACCGCGAAGTGTGGGTGTGCTATAAGTCCGACGCGTTCAGTGCCAAAGAGCTGACCGTCCTGCCGGGTCAAACGGTGACGATCAGAGACAGCGCGGCCTACGGGCTGATTATGATGCAGGGCCACGGCAAAATGGGCGTGTGGGACATCGAAACGCCGACCATGATTCGCTATAGCCAACTGACCAATGACGAGTTCTTCGTCAGCGAAAAAGCTGCGATGGAGGGTGTACAAATTACCAATCACTCCACCACTGACCCCATCGTCATGCTCAAACACTTCGGCCCGAATAATCCAGACATGATTCTCTAG
- a CDS encoding aldose 1-epimerase family protein, protein MTPWTNKVSNPAQIGGIETSVLDNGTGRGVRIAWINTGAGLRYKVVLDRAMDIYDAFYNQHSLAWLSDTGITSPAPFSDKGVDWLRTFGGGLLITCGLSHVGGPEKDEFGERGIHGRISNLPAELESISQPDPMTGKLDMSLTGRVRETTIFGPRLEMKRTISSTLGRPAIRFRDEITNRGNTAVPHMLLYHFNFGWPLVDEGTKIIWQGDWQAREGGINDRIFRDGNDFKTCPAPLDDHLGNGEAVANIDITPDANGLCTAGLYNEKLGLAMALRFNKAQLPWLINWQHWGQNEYVTGIEPATNRLIGQQKARERNELIFLQPGETRTYELELEILTDAAAIQHLIEERG, encoded by the coding sequence TTGACTCCCTGGACCAATAAAGTCTCGAATCCGGCGCAGATCGGAGGTATTGAAACGTCGGTGCTCGACAATGGCACGGGGCGGGGTGTGCGTATCGCGTGGATCAACACCGGCGCGGGGTTGCGCTACAAGGTCGTACTCGACCGGGCAATGGATATCTACGACGCCTTTTACAATCAGCACAGTCTGGCGTGGCTGAGCGACACTGGCATCACGTCGCCCGCCCCCTTCTCCGACAAAGGCGTCGACTGGCTCCGCACGTTCGGCGGTGGTTTGCTCATAACCTGCGGACTCTCGCACGTGGGCGGACCGGAGAAAGACGAGTTTGGCGAACGAGGTATTCATGGCCGCATCAGTAACCTCCCCGCCGAGTTGGAGTCGATTAGTCAGCCCGATCCAATGACCGGCAAACTGGACATGAGCCTGACCGGTCGGGTACGCGAAACAACCATTTTCGGCCCGCGATTGGAGATGAAGCGAACCATCAGTAGTACACTCGGCCGACCCGCAATTCGCTTCCGCGACGAGATTACGAACCGGGGTAACACCGCCGTGCCGCATATGCTGCTGTACCATTTCAACTTCGGCTGGCCGCTGGTCGATGAAGGCACGAAGATCATCTGGCAGGGCGATTGGCAGGCGCGGGAAGGCGGTATCAACGACCGAATTTTCCGCGACGGCAACGATTTCAAAACCTGCCCCGCCCCCCTCGACGATCACCTCGGCAACGGGGAGGCCGTCGCCAACATCGACATCACACCCGACGCTAACGGCCTGTGTACGGCGGGTCTGTACAACGAAAAACTTGGGTTGGCGATGGCCTTGCGGTTCAACAAAGCGCAGTTGCCGTGGCTAATCAACTGGCAACACTGGGGACAGAACGAGTACGTGACGGGTATCGAACCAGCCACTAATCGGCTCATTGGTCAGCAAAAAGCCCGTGAACGGAACGAGCTTATTTTCCTTCAACCCGGCGAAACCCGCACCTACGAACTCGAACTGGAAATCCTGACCGACGCAGCCGCGATTCAGCATCTTATAGAAGAAAGAGGATAG
- a CDS encoding 3-keto-disaccharide hydrolase yields MRTKYIIAVALLILGTATASHAQRKKSNDGFVAIFDGKTLNGWDGDKTYWRVEDGCLTGEITPEKLLKTNSFIIWQGGKPGDFELTGQFKITEAGNSGINYRSDQLTDVPYALRGYQADIDGKNRYTGQNYEERKRTTLAYRGQKTEIAPYTGPANPDSIRTRVKNNAWTGMQVVGSLGKSDSLQTLIKTNDWNTFHLVVKGNRLQHYINDVLMSDVTDDDTVNRKANGLLGVQVHVGPPMKVQYKDLMLKQM; encoded by the coding sequence ATGCGAACAAAATATATCATTGCAGTAGCCCTGCTAATACTCGGTACAGCTACCGCCAGCCACGCACAGCGCAAAAAAAGCAACGACGGCTTCGTCGCCATTTTCGACGGCAAAACGCTGAACGGCTGGGATGGCGACAAAACTTACTGGCGCGTGGAAGACGGCTGCCTGACCGGCGAAATAACGCCCGAAAAGCTACTTAAAACGAACTCATTCATTATCTGGCAGGGCGGCAAACCCGGCGACTTTGAACTAACAGGCCAGTTTAAAATCACCGAAGCGGGCAACTCCGGTATCAACTACCGCAGCGATCAGCTCACCGACGTGCCCTACGCCCTACGCGGCTATCAGGCCGACATTGATGGCAAGAACCGCTACACCGGACAGAACTACGAGGAGCGCAAACGCACGACGCTGGCGTACCGGGGGCAGAAAACAGAAATCGCCCCCTATACCGGTCCCGCCAACCCCGACTCGATTCGAACGCGGGTGAAGAACAATGCCTGGACGGGAATGCAGGTCGTCGGGTCGCTGGGCAAGTCGGATTCGTTGCAAACTCTGATTAAAACCAACGACTGGAACACGTTTCACCTCGTCGTCAAAGGCAACCGGCTTCAGCACTACATCAACGACGTACTGATGAGCGACGTCACCGACGACGACACCGTCAACCGCAAAGCCAACGGCCTGCTCGGCGTTCAAGTTCACGTCGGCCCACCCATGAAAGTACAGTACAAAGACCTGATGCTGAAGCAAATGTAA
- a CDS encoding RagB/SusD family nutrient uptake outer membrane protein — translation MKTRYIVTGLLAVAIVGCKSDFLTTVPETALSSATFYKTEADFQQAVNGAYVPLRAQYNERAWVLEEMHSDNTYYARNVLYGAVDPTENVADFAVPTAGGVTANDNVLWAFRYNYQIIARTNQLLSQIDGVTFSSADTKNNIKGQAEFLRAFAYFDLVRLFGKVPLHLTPATGREDAALPLATTDEVYAQIEKDAKDASSMLLNKAKQEAGRATSGAAKTLLANLYITQKKWAQAETLLREVVTNDGYALMPDYNDAFSYTGSNKNNQESVFEVQYMEGSGGYNGNQIYRFMPSPITAAELKPITGTSNTQPTSQESNNIPTPDLIAAYESGDKRKDISIGSVTLSQSLRDDKTYPYIKKYARTHALQNITGQNWPVYRYAEVLLFMAESLNEQGKTGEAATYLNQVRSRAGLAVTTASSQATMREAIFKERRVELAFENKRWFDLTRTGRVKEIIGAYGANVKARPQDYYFPKGAVPPPNAFTVLDDYYGLPAVEAALSPYF, via the coding sequence ATGAAAACACGATATATCGTAACCGGATTGCTGGCCGTGGCCATAGTCGGTTGCAAAAGCGATTTTCTGACCACTGTGCCGGAAACGGCCCTCAGCTCGGCAACCTTCTACAAGACCGAAGCCGACTTTCAGCAGGCCGTCAACGGGGCTTACGTACCGCTGCGGGCGCAGTATAACGAACGGGCCTGGGTGCTCGAAGAAATGCATTCCGACAATACGTACTACGCCCGGAACGTACTCTACGGCGCGGTAGACCCGACGGAGAACGTGGCTGACTTTGCCGTTCCGACAGCGGGTGGTGTTACGGCCAACGACAACGTACTCTGGGCGTTTCGGTACAACTACCAGATCATCGCCCGGACGAATCAACTGCTGTCGCAGATCGACGGGGTAACGTTCAGTAGTGCCGATACCAAAAACAACATCAAAGGGCAGGCGGAGTTTCTACGCGCCTTTGCCTACTTCGATCTGGTGCGGCTGTTCGGTAAAGTACCGCTCCACCTGACGCCCGCAACGGGTCGGGAAGATGCCGCGCTACCGCTGGCAACGACCGACGAGGTGTACGCGCAGATCGAAAAGGACGCGAAAGACGCCAGTTCGATGCTGCTGAACAAAGCAAAGCAGGAAGCAGGTCGGGCTACGTCGGGAGCCGCGAAAACGTTGCTGGCGAACCTGTACATCACGCAAAAAAAATGGGCGCAGGCCGAAACGCTGCTTCGGGAGGTCGTAACCAACGACGGGTACGCGCTGATGCCCGACTACAACGACGCCTTTTCGTATACTGGCTCGAACAAGAACAATCAGGAATCGGTGTTCGAGGTGCAGTACATGGAAGGGTCGGGCGGCTACAACGGCAACCAGATTTACCGCTTCATGCCGTCGCCGATTACGGCTGCCGAGCTGAAACCGATCACGGGTACGAGTAACACCCAGCCAACCTCACAGGAAAGCAACAACATCCCGACGCCCGACCTGATTGCGGCTTACGAATCAGGCGACAAGCGCAAGGACATTTCCATTGGCTCCGTCACGCTGAGCCAGAGTCTGCGCGACGACAAGACGTATCCGTACATCAAAAAATACGCCCGGACGCACGCGCTGCAAAACATCACGGGGCAAAACTGGCCAGTATACCGCTACGCCGAGGTGCTGCTGTTCATGGCCGAATCGCTGAACGAACAGGGCAAAACGGGCGAAGCAGCTACCTATCTCAATCAGGTGCGCAGCCGGGCGGGGCTGGCTGTAACAACCGCCAGTTCGCAGGCCACCATGCGCGAAGCGATTTTCAAAGAACGGCGCGTTGAACTGGCCTTCGAAAACAAGCGCTGGTTCGACCTGACGCGTACGGGTCGGGTAAAAGAGATCATCGGTGCGTACGGGGCAAATGTGAAGGCCAGGCCGCAGGATTATTACTTTCCGAAGGGTGCCGTTCCACCGCCAAACGCCTTTACGGTGCTGGATGATTACTACGGCCTGCCCGCCGTTGAAGCGGCTTTATCCCCGTATTTCTAA
- a CDS encoding SusC/RagA family TonB-linked outer membrane protein, giving the protein MSVAKTAPVDEEVSGRVVDENNNGLPGVTVVVKGSQKGTTTDEQGSFKLAVPGPQSVLVFSFVGYETKEVPVGTNKVLNVSLGAGDQTLNEVVVVGYGSQLKKEITGAVQNVSAQEIKDLPVSQIGQKLQGRLAGVQINQTTGKPGQGINIRIRGQVSVSAGSDPLYVVDGFPITGTIAQLNPDEIDDISILKDAASTSLYGSRAANGVVLITTKKGKVGQTTISFNAFAGVQQVPQRGRVKMLNAVEFAQFKKEYYQDQGQAVPTEFQDPSQYEGKNNDWYGALLRVAPIQSYNLTVSSNRERSSTSLVAGIFNQEGVVINNKYKRYSLRMNSNYNLTDRVAVGFNVAPSYVFDNTPRTDGDRGTGILFNALHTWPVMPIRDANGDLTKFNRFPGSTGNIFDYPNWVRAANELTNETRNTNLLSNAYITYRPIAGLTLKSTINIEYLNSKFFFFNPSTATNAINVPIPTTAVSIRQSIENVSWLNENLATYSKSFNDHNFELLAGFTNQRFRQDITRIQADTYANDQIPTIQGGLNINRAGTTSGVNDWALTSYLSRLTYNYKGKYLFTAAIRTDGSSRFGSNNRWGTFPSASLGWVLSDENFMKSIPTISFAKVRSSYGIIGNNNIGNYTQYALVDNTTNAVFGSNVVSGAVPTSLANPNLGWETTRQFDIGLDLGLLNDRIQFVYDFYTKRTTNLLYAVQIPQESGFTNYSDNIGEIKFWGHEFSLTTKNTTGRLQWTTNANISFNRNRVEALAPGIDRVYGSFHITQVGQPFGQFYGMVKEGYYQNAQDLANSPVIPGRSAVGTIKFKDVNGDGVITYGGDADDRAIIGSPFPKFVYGITNTFRYGNFDASIVGSGSQGNQLWVRHLYSTANLDGVFNLVAGVKDRFRVGPDGTVITPGAGQFGATNGGGNFTGVERDWNSSQFLANASYFTIKNITVGYTFGPMNRFFKSARAYASVQQVYVFTKYTGGPNPETSGNNAGDGDGGNLSQGVDLSNYPVPRTFTLGVNLNF; this is encoded by the coding sequence ATGTCTGTTGCGAAGACTGCGCCCGTTGATGAAGAGGTGTCGGGGCGGGTTGTGGACGAAAACAACAATGGCCTACCGGGCGTGACGGTCGTCGTGAAAGGTTCGCAGAAAGGTACGACTACCGATGAGCAGGGTAGTTTTAAACTGGCCGTACCGGGGCCACAGTCGGTACTGGTGTTCAGCTTCGTGGGGTACGAAACCAAGGAAGTACCCGTCGGGACGAACAAGGTGCTGAACGTGTCGTTGGGGGCGGGCGACCAAACGCTGAATGAAGTCGTGGTCGTCGGGTATGGCAGTCAGTTGAAGAAGGAAATTACGGGGGCGGTGCAGAACGTTAGTGCGCAGGAAATCAAAGACCTGCCCGTTTCACAGATCGGCCAGAAATTACAGGGCCGGCTGGCGGGGGTGCAGATCAATCAGACGACAGGCAAGCCGGGACAGGGCATCAATATCCGCATCCGGGGGCAGGTGTCTGTATCGGCCGGCAGCGACCCGCTGTACGTGGTCGATGGCTTTCCGATTACCGGCACCATTGCTCAGCTCAACCCCGATGAGATCGACGATATTTCGATTTTGAAAGATGCCGCGTCGACTTCACTCTATGGGTCGCGGGCCGCCAACGGGGTGGTGCTGATTACGACCAAGAAAGGAAAGGTTGGCCAGACAACCATCAGCTTCAACGCGTTTGCGGGCGTGCAGCAGGTACCGCAGCGGGGCCGGGTGAAGATGCTCAACGCCGTGGAGTTTGCCCAGTTCAAGAAAGAGTACTATCAGGATCAGGGGCAGGCGGTACCGACCGAATTTCAGGACCCGTCGCAGTACGAAGGCAAAAACAACGACTGGTATGGTGCCCTGCTGCGGGTTGCACCGATTCAGAGTTACAACCTGACGGTGTCCTCGAACCGCGAACGGTCGAGCACGTCGCTGGTAGCGGGGATTTTCAATCAGGAGGGCGTGGTGATCAACAACAAGTACAAGCGCTACTCGCTGCGGATGAACTCGAACTACAACCTGACCGACCGGGTAGCCGTGGGGTTCAATGTGGCTCCCTCCTACGTGTTCGACAATACGCCCCGCACCGACGGCGACCGGGGCACGGGGATTCTGTTCAACGCCCTGCACACGTGGCCCGTCATGCCGATCCGTGATGCCAACGGCGACCTGACTAAGTTCAATCGCTTTCCGGGCAGTACGGGCAATATTTTTGATTACCCCAACTGGGTACGGGCGGCCAACGAACTGACCAATGAAACGCGCAACACCAACCTGCTCAGCAACGCCTACATCACCTACCGCCCCATCGCCGGGCTAACGCTCAAATCGACTATCAACATCGAATACCTGAACTCGAAGTTCTTCTTTTTCAACCCCTCAACGGCGACCAACGCCATCAACGTACCGATTCCAACGACGGCCGTTTCGATCCGGCAGAGCATCGAAAACGTGTCGTGGCTGAACGAAAACTTGGCGACGTATTCAAAGAGTTTTAACGACCATAACTTCGAACTGCTGGCCGGTTTTACGAATCAGCGGTTCCGGCAGGACATTACCCGGATTCAGGCCGACACTTACGCCAACGATCAGATCCCGACGATTCAGGGTGGTTTGAATATCAACCGCGCCGGAACAACGAGTGGGGTAAACGACTGGGCATTAACCTCCTATCTGTCGCGGCTGACGTACAATTACAAAGGCAAATACCTGTTCACGGCTGCGATTCGTACCGATGGATCGTCGCGGTTTGGCAGCAACAACCGCTGGGGTACGTTCCCATCGGCGTCGCTGGGCTGGGTGCTGTCGGACGAGAATTTCATGAAATCGATACCGACCATTTCATTCGCCAAAGTCCGCAGCAGCTACGGCATCATCGGCAACAACAACATCGGTAACTACACGCAGTACGCCCTGGTCGACAATACGACCAACGCGGTTTTCGGCAGCAACGTCGTGTCAGGGGCGGTACCGACGTCGCTGGCCAACCCGAATCTGGGCTGGGAAACGACCCGGCAATTCGACATCGGGCTGGACCTGGGCCTGCTCAACGACCGGATTCAGTTTGTGTATGACTTCTACACCAAGCGCACCACCAACCTGCTCTATGCCGTGCAGATTCCGCAGGAATCGGGCTTCACGAACTACAGCGACAACATCGGCGAAATCAAGTTCTGGGGCCACGAATTTTCCCTGACGACCAAAAACACAACGGGCCGACTCCAATGGACCACCAACGCCAACATCTCGTTTAACCGCAACCGGGTCGAAGCGCTGGCGCCGGGTATCGACCGGGTCTATGGCTCGTTCCACATCACGCAGGTCGGGCAACCCTTCGGGCAGTTTTATGGCATGGTGAAAGAAGGGTACTACCAGAACGCGCAGGACCTGGCCAATTCACCCGTCATTCCGGGCCGGTCGGCCGTAGGTACGATCAAGTTTAAAGACGTCAACGGCGACGGGGTTATCACCTACGGGGGCGACGCCGACGACCGGGCCATCATCGGCAGTCCGTTTCCGAAGTTCGTTTACGGTATCACCAACACCTTCCGCTACGGCAATTTCGACGCGTCAATTGTGGGGTCGGGTTCGCAGGGCAATCAGCTTTGGGTGCGGCACCTCTACAGCACGGCCAATCTCGATGGGGTGTTTAACCTGGTAGCGGGTGTGAAAGATCGCTTCCGCGTGGGCCCCGATGGTACGGTTATCACGCCGGGGGCTGGTCAGTTCGGCGCCACCAATGGCGGGGGCAACTTTACTGGCGTCGAGCGCGACTGGAACAGCAGTCAGTTTCTGGCCAACGCGTCGTATTTCACCATCAAGAACATCACCGTTGGCTACACCTTCGGACCGATGAACCGCTTTTTCAAGTCGGCGCGGGCGTACGCATCGGTGCAGCAGGTGTACGTCTTCACGAAATACACGGGCGGGCCAAACCCCGAAACCAGTGGCAACAACGCCGGCGACGGCGACGGCGGCAACCTGAGTCAAGGCGTCGACCTGTCGAATTACCCTGTTCCGCGCACGTTCACGCTGGGGGTCAATCTGAATTTCTAA
- a CDS encoding cupin domain-containing protein, whose product MTRAEFLLSSLPLFALPDMDTDSPTPESYLFADDGQIPNSRYPLLLYRNAFPTRGTAGASWLEQRFADNNWTNSWRNGIFSYLHYHSISHEVLGVYSGSATVQLGGKQGKTMTIQAGDVIIIPAGVGHQNLGSSTDFGVVGAYPDGRTFDVLRGQPGERPKADQTIAALPLPTTDPLVGKSGGLRQLWK is encoded by the coding sequence ATGACCCGCGCCGAATTCCTGCTGAGCAGCCTGCCGCTTTTCGCCTTACCTGATATGGATACTGATAGCCCTACACCCGAATCGTACTTGTTTGCCGACGACGGGCAGATTCCGAACAGCCGCTACCCGCTGCTGCTCTATCGCAACGCCTTTCCGACGCGGGGTACGGCGGGAGCGTCGTGGCTGGAGCAGCGGTTCGCCGACAACAACTGGACGAACTCATGGCGTAACGGCATTTTTTCCTACCTGCACTACCACAGCATTTCGCACGAAGTGCTGGGCGTATATAGTGGATCGGCAACGGTGCAGTTGGGTGGTAAACAAGGCAAGACCATGACGATACAGGCAGGCGACGTTATCATAATTCCGGCGGGCGTGGGGCATCAGAACCTTGGTTCTTCAACTGACTTCGGAGTAGTGGGCGCTTACCCGGACGGGCGAACGTTCGACGTGTTACGCGGGCAACCCGGCGAACGACCCAAAGCCGATCAGACGATTGCCGCCCTGCCCCTACCCACTACGGATCCGCTAGTAGGCAAGTCGGGAGGGCTACGTCAGTTATGGAAATAA
- a CDS encoding aldo/keto reductase, whose product MSTIKQVELGSQGLVVPTIGLGCMGMTPMGGADIYGKADETEAIATIHRSLELGGNFLDTADLYGPYLNEQLIAKAVKGNRDQYRIATKFGWEINDAGTITYQIKADKAYVAKSVERSLKNLGTDYIDLYYLHRLDKNVPIEETVDAMAGLVKAGKVGYIGLSEVSSATIRRAHAVHPITAVQTEYSLFERSVEEAGISATLAELGISLVAYSPLGRGFISGQFKSPDDFPADDFRRALPKYQGEQFQKNLDLLHEIQAMAQEKQITATQLALAWTIAKGAVPIPGTKKVKYVEENIASTAIDLSEAELARLESIIPLGTITGDRYNEIMMQTID is encoded by the coding sequence ATGTCAACGATCAAACAAGTAGAATTGGGTAGTCAGGGGTTGGTCGTACCAACCATTGGTTTGGGTTGCATGGGAATGACACCGATGGGTGGTGCCGATATTTATGGGAAAGCCGATGAAACGGAAGCTATCGCGACCATCCACCGGTCGCTGGAGCTAGGGGGTAATTTCCTCGACACCGCCGATCTGTACGGGCCTTACCTCAACGAACAGCTGATTGCAAAGGCTGTTAAAGGCAATCGCGATCAATACCGTATCGCGACCAAGTTTGGCTGGGAAATCAACGACGCGGGCACCATCACGTACCAGATCAAGGCGGATAAGGCGTACGTGGCTAAATCGGTTGAACGCTCGCTGAAAAACCTGGGAACAGACTATATCGATCTGTATTACCTGCACCGGCTCGACAAGAACGTACCAATCGAAGAAACCGTCGACGCCATGGCCGGGTTAGTCAAAGCGGGTAAGGTTGGCTACATTGGGCTATCGGAAGTGTCGTCGGCAACCATTCGCCGGGCGCACGCTGTGCATCCGATCACTGCTGTTCAAACCGAGTATTCGCTATTCGAGCGGTCTGTCGAAGAAGCGGGTATCAGCGCAACCCTGGCCGAACTGGGTATTAGTCTGGTGGCGTACTCCCCGCTCGGACGCGGCTTTATCTCCGGGCAATTCAAGTCGCCGGATGATTTTCCAGCGGATGATTTCCGGCGCGCTCTTCCCAAGTATCAGGGCGAACAGTTCCAGAAAAACCTGGATTTGCTGCACGAGATTCAGGCGATGGCTCAGGAAAAGCAGATCACGGCAACGCAGTTGGCACTGGCCTGGACGATAGCCAAGGGGGCCGTCCCGATCCCCGGTACGAAAAAGGTGAAGTACGTCGAAGAAAACATCGCGTCGACGGCCATTGACTTATCCGAAGCTGAGTTGGCTCGTTTAGAAAGTATCATCCCGCTGGGTACCATTACGGGTGATCGGTATAACGAAATAATGATGCAGACAATCGATTAA